CCACATAGGTCAGGGCGGCGGCGCTCAAGACCTTCCTCGCGCCGGACACCTCCTCCTCCATCAACATCCCGGAAGACGACAGGGCCGCAAGCGCCCTCCTGCTGGCGTTGAACTCCACCGGCAGGGTAATCAGCTGAAAGGCGACGGCGAGGGAAAACAGGATAATCCCCACCTTTACCATGACGAGTCCGAACACGGACCCCGCATACATGATGATCCCGCCGATGATCAATAGCGGCCACGCTAACTTCGAGCCGATGCTCGCCATCGGGACTATCGCCGACCTGAACTTGAGGGGGGTGTAGCCGTGGGCGTCCTGCAGGGCGTGTCCCGCCTCGTGAGCGGCAACACCCACGGAGGCCACGGAGCGCCCGGAGTAGACATCGGGAGATAGCCTCAAGGTCTTTGTCCTCGGGTCGTAGTGATCGCTTAAGAAACCCTTGGTCTCCTCTATTTCAACATCGTTGAGGCCCTCTCTCCTCAACATATTGGCGGCCGCCTGCGCCCCGGTAAGCCCTGAAGCCGTGGCGACCTTGGAATACTTCCCGAACGCTCTCTTCACCTTTAAGGACGCGTAGACGGAAAGGAGCAGTGCGGGTCCCACCATAATGAAGTAGATAGGATCAAAATAAAGCATACTTTTTAGCCTCCTTTGCTTCTTCTCCTAACTTATAATTTAGCTCTTTTTACAAAGATGTCAAGCGCCATATTGTTGGATTTGTGAAAATATCATCAGCAGTCTCACTTCGATCTCCCCTCCCGTCAATCGTCCCTGATATACCGCTCTATGAAGTCGGCCGATTTCAGGGATCGTCCTGCCTGATAACGGATAAAGGCCAAGAGCCCCTTCCTGATCTCCTTTAGGGAGCTAAACGTAAACTTGAGCGCCGAAGGCCTTCCAACTCCCTCTATCGGAACCTCAACCGCCTTGGCGAGGGCCATAATCGTCCCTCTGGAGAAGGGAACGCCCCCCTCCCTTGTGAGGAGGCACCTTGCGCACACCATCCCCCCGGCCGACGGGATAAAAAGGTCGGCGCCGTTTTCCGAAGCATAATCCCTAAACCCCTTTCCGCACCGGACGCATTGTTTGAGGAGGGGGGATATTCCCAGACCCTCCAAAAACTTCAGCGTGTATGACCAGAATAGACCTTCCGCCGACGGGATCGATGATCCGTTCCATCGCTCATTTTTCGCCCCTATTTCATTGACGGCGGAGAGAAACGAGGAAACCCCGTCGAACAGTTCGGGATGGGGCACGCCCTCCGGCGCGAACTCCCTCAGGAGCTCCAGCGTAAACTCACAATAGGCCAGGAGGGAGATGGAGATCGACAGGTGGGGAAACGAGTC
The nucleotide sequence above comes from Candidatus Zymogenus saltonus. Encoded proteins:
- a CDS encoding zinc metallopeptidase; this encodes MLYFDPIYFIMVGPALLLSVYASLKVKRAFGKYSKVATASGLTGAQAAANMLRREGLNDVEIEETKGFLSDHYDPRTKTLRLSPDVYSGRSVASVGVAAHEAGHALQDAHGYTPLKFRSAIVPMASIGSKLAWPLLIIGGIIMYAGSVFGLVMVKVGIILFSLAVAFQLITLPVEFNASRRALAALSSSGMLMEEEVSGARKVLSAAALTYVAAAAAAVLQLLYFLLRFGLLGGRD
- the recO gene encoding DNA repair protein RecO → MATRRIITPAILLRTRDMGESDLLVELFTRRSGIVVGVAKGAKKSRKRFVNTFDTANLITAKFYRPKGRELFIIEDASLIDSFPHLSISISLLAYCEFTLELLREFAPEGVPHPELFDGVSSFLSAVNEIGAKNERWNGSSIPSAEGLFWSYTLKFLEGLGISPLLKQCVRCGKGFRDYASENGADLFIPSAGGMVCARCLLTREGGVPFSRGTIMALAKAVEVPIEGVGRPSALKFTFSSLKEIRKGLLAFIRYQAGRSLKSADFIERYIRDD